In Caproiciproducens sp. NJN-50, the following are encoded in one genomic region:
- the prfB gene encoding peptide chain release factor 2, translating to MLQYEELRLSLQGLEPELKELADALGLEGMRKEIAELDQKATAPDFWDDMEKSQRILQRSSSLKNKIESYGRLKSSYEDLMALIELADEEGDLSLLPQAQQELEQFRAGLDSMRLTTLLTGEYDAKNAILTFHAGAGGTEAQDWAEMLYRMYCRWGERHGFTVQTLDYLDGEEAGLKSASILVAGENAYGFLKGESGVHRLVRISPFDASGRRHTSFASLEVMPEIDDTIEVEINPDDIKIDYFRASGAGGQKVNKTSSAVRLTHIPTGIVVACQVERSQYQNRDVAMRMLKSKLMEIKEREHLERIEDIKGVQKEIAWGSQIRSYVFMPYTLAKDHRTGYESGNIDAVMDGDLDGFINAYLKSQSRENTDSENR from the coding sequence ATGCTGCAATATGAAGAACTGAGGCTTTCCCTCCAGGGCCTGGAGCCGGAGCTGAAGGAGTTAGCCGACGCGCTCGGCCTGGAAGGCATGCGCAAAGAGATCGCCGAGCTGGACCAAAAGGCGACCGCGCCGGATTTCTGGGACGATATGGAAAAATCCCAGAGGATTCTGCAGAGGTCCAGTTCGCTCAAGAATAAAATAGAATCATACGGACGCCTGAAATCCTCCTATGAGGACCTGATGGCGCTGATCGAGCTTGCGGACGAAGAAGGGGATCTTTCCCTGCTTCCGCAGGCGCAGCAGGAACTGGAACAGTTCCGCGCGGGACTGGATTCCATGCGCCTGACGACGCTGCTGACCGGCGAATACGACGCGAAGAACGCGATTTTGACGTTCCACGCGGGAGCGGGCGGCACGGAGGCGCAGGACTGGGCGGAGATGCTTTACCGCATGTACTGCCGCTGGGGCGAACGCCACGGATTCACCGTACAGACGCTGGACTATCTGGACGGGGAAGAGGCCGGCCTGAAAAGCGCCAGCATCCTGGTTGCCGGGGAGAACGCCTACGGCTTTCTGAAAGGGGAGTCCGGCGTCCACCGCCTGGTCCGGATTTCTCCGTTCGACGCCTCCGGGCGCAGGCACACCTCGTTTGCCTCGCTCGAGGTCATGCCGGAGATCGACGACACGATTGAAGTCGAAATCAACCCGGACGACATCAAAATCGATTATTTCCGTGCGAGCGGCGCCGGCGGGCAGAAGGTCAACAAGACGTCCTCCGCGGTCCGGCTGACCCATATTCCGACCGGCATCGTCGTCGCCTGCCAGGTGGAGCGCAGCCAGTACCAGAACCGCGACGTTGCCATGAGAATGCTCAAGTCAAAGCTGATGGAAATCAAGGAGAGGGAGCATTTGGAGCGGATCGAGGACATCAAGGGCGTGCAGAAGGAAATCGCGTGGGGCTCCCAGATCCGTTCCTACGTCTTTATGCCTTATACGTTGGCGAAGGACCACCGTACCGGATATGAGTCCGGCAACATCGACGCCGTGATGGACGGCGACCTGGACGGGTTTATCAACGCGTATCTGAAATCCCAGAGCAGGGAAAACACCGATTCCGAAAATAGGTAA
- a CDS encoding RING finger protein has protein sequence MTDYVGLNCPVCGKTFTAEDDIVVCPICGAPYHRHCYAEAGKCVFEEKHGTPDAWAPPGKGKEAGEQGRTKRCPRCGSFNSDQALFCEQCGQSLEGKRPNDPGAAPPYVPQNNAPFAGGQPDGNPFGQNGFPGGPPPFYPAAGIPGPNETIDGVPAGDVARFVQTNTQYYLTVFMNLKRFRRNRFNFCAFLFPGAWMLYRKLYKAGSIVTAVMFGLYIASAWVTEHFLNPIIQFLFLQTGITGDTLTPSNEQIEKLMELIEKLPSYQVTLMAVPALIFLTQLILMLVFGFSANRMYLKHCIGKITAIRKETTRPSDNAVRMQEEGGVNLSLAICLGICYFILSYIPSIFY, from the coding sequence ATGACTGATTATGTCGGTTTGAATTGTCCGGTATGCGGAAAGACATTCACTGCCGAAGACGATATCGTTGTTTGCCCCATCTGCGGCGCACCATACCACCGGCACTGCTACGCCGAGGCCGGGAAATGTGTTTTTGAAGAAAAGCACGGAACGCCGGACGCCTGGGCACCGCCCGGTAAGGGAAAAGAGGCCGGGGAGCAGGGCCGGACCAAACGGTGCCCTCGCTGCGGTTCCTTCAATTCCGACCAGGCGCTGTTCTGCGAGCAATGCGGCCAGTCTCTGGAGGGAAAGCGCCCGAACGATCCCGGAGCGGCCCCTCCCTATGTCCCGCAGAATAACGCCCCGTTTGCCGGAGGGCAGCCGGACGGCAACCCGTTTGGCCAGAACGGCTTTCCCGGAGGACCGCCGCCGTTCTATCCCGCCGCCGGGATCCCCGGTCCGAATGAAACGATCGACGGCGTTCCCGCCGGCGATGTTGCCCGTTTCGTGCAAACCAACACACAGTACTATCTCACTGTTTTTATGAACCTGAAACGGTTCAGAAGGAACAGGTTTAACTTCTGCGCCTTTTTGTTCCCGGGCGCGTGGATGCTCTACCGCAAGCTGTACAAAGCCGGTTCCATCGTCACGGCGGTCATGTTCGGCCTGTACATAGCGTCCGCCTGGGTAACCGAACATTTTCTCAATCCGATCATCCAGTTTCTTTTCCTGCAGACCGGGATTACCGGCGACACGCTCACCCCAAGCAACGAACAGATTGAAAAGCTCATGGAATTGATTGAAAAGCTGCCTTCGTACCAGGTGACTCTGATGGCGGTGCCGGCTTTGATCTTCCTGACTCAGCTGATTCTGATGCTTGTCTTCGGTTTTTCCGCAAACCGGATGTATCTGAAGCACTGCATCGGTAAAATCACGGCCATCCGGAAAGAAACCACACGGCCATCCGATAACGCTGTACGGATGCAGGAAGAGGGCGGGGTCAATCTTTCCCTTGCCATCTGTCTTGGGATCTGCTATTTCATTCTTTCCTATATCCCATCCATTTTTTACTAG
- a CDS encoding UTP--glucose-1-phosphate uridylyltransferase produces the protein MKVTKAVIPAAGLGTRVLPATKSMPKEMLPIVDKPAIQYIVEEAVRSGITDILIITNRGKGLIEDHFDRVPELEARLTQSGPEKEEILNEIVGIAHKANFFFVRQKETRGLGHAVGCARSFVGNEPFAVLYGDDVVIGEDPACGQLIRAYEEYGKGVLGVKMVSEEAISKYSSLKVEPLRGNWFSCTDMVEKPSPDQVLSLYSILGRCILTPEIFDILDHTDPGAGGEIQLTDAMRTLARRDGMIAVEYSGTRYDMGNKLGIMKAQVEVGLNHPEIGREFRAYLKEICQTL, from the coding sequence ATGAAAGTCACAAAAGCCGTTATTCCGGCGGCGGGACTCGGCACCAGAGTCCTGCCCGCCACAAAATCCATGCCAAAGGAAATGCTTCCCATTGTGGACAAGCCGGCGATTCAGTACATCGTGGAAGAGGCTGTGCGCTCCGGCATCACGGACATCTTAATCATCACAAACCGGGGCAAAGGGCTGATTGAAGACCATTTCGACCGCGTCCCCGAGCTTGAGGCAAGGCTGACGCAGAGCGGCCCCGAAAAGGAAGAAATCCTGAACGAAATCGTCGGGATCGCCCACAAGGCGAATTTCTTTTTCGTTCGGCAAAAGGAGACGCGCGGCCTGGGCCACGCGGTCGGCTGCGCGAGGTCCTTTGTCGGAAACGAGCCGTTTGCAGTGCTGTACGGCGACGATGTGGTCATCGGGGAAGACCCCGCCTGCGGACAGCTGATCCGCGCTTACGAGGAGTACGGCAAGGGCGTCCTCGGAGTCAAGATGGTTTCTGAGGAGGCGATTTCGAAATACAGCTCCCTGAAAGTGGAACCTCTGAGGGGCAACTGGTTTTCCTGCACCGACATGGTGGAAAAGCCCTCGCCGGATCAGGTTCTCTCCCTCTATTCCATTTTGGGGCGCTGCATTCTGACTCCGGAAATTTTCGATATTCTGGACCACACGGACCCGGGCGCGGGCGGAGAGATTCAGCTGACCGACGCCATGCGCACCCTCGCCCGCCGCGACGGCATGATCGCGGTCGAATATTCCGGGACGCGCTACGATATGGGCAACAAGCTCGGGATCATGAAAGCCCAGGTCGAAGTCGGCCTGAACCATCCCGAAATCGGGCGGGAATTCCGGGCTTATCTCAAAGAGATCTGCCAAACCCTGTAA
- a CDS encoding ATP-binding protein produces the protein MILTGYDREVYEAADRILRERRREAELLQEKRRTVFYSVCPEAQKLEQRLAKTAVRAAKAVLGGKNAREQLELLRAENLRLRSQWNELLRSANMTEEDLEPAYRCKKCRDMGYVDGKMCSCLKDLLREEAYRRLNALTPLSLSTFESFSLEYYPDRVEQGPGRSPRSAMREILENCRKYAEAFSPASSQNLIMQGATGLGKTHLSLSIANEVLQKGFGVVYCSVNNLIARLENEHFGRDETGDSGSLLESCDLLILDDLGTEFRSSFSIAAVYNIVNTRLLLRRPTIISTNLSMRELQDRYSDRFASRVAGSYVRLMFLGHDNRMQRLLVQHGKK, from the coding sequence GTGATTCTGACGGGATACGATCGGGAAGTCTACGAAGCCGCGGACCGGATCCTGCGGGAGCGCCGCCGGGAAGCCGAGCTGCTGCAGGAAAAGCGCCGGACCGTTTTTTACAGCGTCTGCCCCGAAGCTCAGAAGTTGGAACAGCGCCTCGCTAAAACCGCCGTGCGCGCCGCAAAAGCCGTGCTCGGCGGAAAAAATGCGAGGGAGCAGCTGGAACTTCTCCGGGCGGAAAACTTACGGCTCCGTTCCCAGTGGAACGAGCTGCTGCGGTCGGCAAATATGACAGAAGAAGACCTGGAGCCGGCGTACCGATGCAAAAAATGCAGAGATATGGGCTACGTCGACGGCAAAATGTGTTCCTGCCTGAAAGACTTGCTGCGCGAGGAAGCTTACCGCAGGCTGAACGCTCTGACGCCTCTTTCGCTCTCAACATTCGAGAGTTTTTCGCTTGAATATTACCCCGACAGAGTTGAACAGGGCCCCGGCCGCTCCCCTCGGAGCGCGATGCGCGAAATTCTGGAAAACTGCCGGAAATACGCCGAGGCCTTCTCCCCCGCCTCTTCGCAGAACCTGATCATGCAGGGCGCTACCGGGCTGGGCAAGACCCACCTTTCACTCTCGATTGCGAATGAGGTGCTTCAAAAAGGATTCGGCGTCGTCTACTGCTCCGTCAACAATCTGATCGCCCGGCTGGAAAACGAACATTTCGGTCGGGATGAAACCGGTGATTCCGGCAGTCTTCTGGAATCCTGCGACCTTCTGATTCTGGATGACCTCGGGACGGAATTCCGAAGTTCTTTTTCCATTGCTGCGGTGTACAACATTGTCAACACGAGACTGCTGCTTCGCAGGCCGACCATCATCAGCACCAACCTGTCTATGCGCGAGCTTCAGGACCGGTATTCCGACCGGTTCGCCTCCCGCGTCGCCGGAAGCTATGTTCGCCTGATGTTTCTCGGCCATGACAACAGGATGCAGCGGCTCCTCGTTCAGCACGGAAAAAAATAA
- a CDS encoding DnaD domain protein, translating to MSYSINLGAWNSVFAVPCSVVDQNLKLAGSVQLKVLLWTLRHAGEPFEAQDIASALGIERADVRDALLYWQEAGLFSSGGTAESAKPARPETQAPSQPAGETAKPAPAAETRRVLSRPQKPDSGFVAKRIEESTDISCLMQSAQQVLGRLISGGESATLLMIHDEFGLPSDVIIMLLQYAASIGKANMRYIEKTAMNWADEEINTHERAEEKLLRLTECRQAWRQVEQALGMPHRSPSSKEEAFADTWVAQWKFGGDMIREAYDRAVDATGKFSASYMNRILERWKKANISTVQQAQRETMERAAARRDSKGSPLSQELDEFERSGIFDNFDRK from the coding sequence ATGAGTTATTCGATAAATCTGGGAGCTTGGAATTCGGTTTTTGCGGTTCCCTGCTCCGTCGTCGATCAAAATCTGAAGCTGGCCGGGTCCGTGCAGCTCAAGGTTCTTCTCTGGACTCTGCGCCATGCGGGAGAGCCGTTCGAGGCGCAGGATATCGCCTCGGCGCTGGGCATCGAGCGGGCCGACGTAAGAGACGCGCTGCTCTACTGGCAGGAAGCCGGGCTGTTTTCCTCGGGCGGAACGGCGGAATCTGCTAAACCGGCAAGGCCGGAAACACAAGCCCCCAGCCAGCCGGCCGGGGAAACGGCCAAGCCAGCTCCCGCGGCGGAAACGCGGCGCGTGCTTTCCCGCCCGCAGAAACCGGACAGCGGGTTCGTCGCAAAGCGGATTGAGGAATCGACGGATATTTCCTGTCTGATGCAGTCCGCACAGCAGGTTCTGGGGCGGCTGATTTCGGGCGGGGAATCCGCGACGCTTTTGATGATCCACGACGAGTTCGGTCTGCCCAGCGATGTGATCATCATGCTGCTTCAGTATGCCGCAAGCATTGGGAAGGCGAACATGCGTTACATAGAAAAAACAGCGATGAACTGGGCGGATGAGGAAATCAACACCCACGAAAGGGCGGAGGAGAAGCTCCTTCGCCTGACCGAGTGCCGGCAAGCCTGGCGGCAGGTGGAGCAGGCGCTGGGAATGCCCCACCGTTCACCCTCTTCGAAAGAGGAGGCGTTTGCGGACACCTGGGTCGCGCAGTGGAAATTCGGCGGCGACATGATCCGCGAGGCATACGACCGGGCCGTGGACGCGACCGGAAAGTTCAGCGCAAGCTACATGAACCGGATTCTGGAGCGCTGGAAAAAAGCGAATATTTCAACTGTGCAGCAGGCACAGAGGGAGACGATGGAACGGGCGGCGGCACGCAGGGACAGCAAGGGCAGTCCCCTCTCCCAGGAGCTGGATGAGTTCGAACGCTCGGGAATATTTGACAATTTCGACAGGAAGTGA
- the typA gene encoding translational GTPase TypA, whose translation MDVRNDVRNVAIIAHVDHGKTTLVDQLLRQSGVFRANEAVAERVMDSNDLERERGITILAKNTAVMYDGVKINIVDTPGHADFGGEVERILTMVDGVLLLVDAFEGCMPQTRFVLKKALGLGKKPLVVLNKIDRPGARPDEVIDEVIDLFIELGANEDQLEFPVIYASARDGYASGDPNAREGDMKPLFDAILKNIPAPSGEANGPMQILFSNIDYDDYIGRVGIGRVERGHIRVGDSAVLCHRDGTTANVKITKLYQFEGLKRREVEESSLGDLVAVSGITGLNIGETICAPDCVEALPFVKIDEPTVSMMFMVNNSPFAGREGKYVTSRNLRDRLFKEVETNVAMRVEETDSPDTFKVSGRGELHLSILIEEMRRQDFEFQVTGPRVIYKEINGKKCEPIELLMIEVPDNYVGAVMEKLGTRKAELVNMGARGNGTTHLEFKIPARGLMGYRQEFLTDTNGNGIMNNVFDSYEPYKGEIVQRPQGSLIAHEAGESTGYGLFYAQDRGRLFISPGVEVYEGMIVGVSPKSDDIVVNVCKKKHATNTRASGSDEALKLTPPSIMSLEQCLEFIRADELVEVTPKSIRMRKMILSKELRMKQAARKK comes from the coding sequence ATGGATGTAAGAAACGACGTCAGAAATGTCGCGATTATTGCGCACGTCGACCACGGCAAGACGACACTGGTGGATCAGCTCCTAAGGCAGAGCGGCGTTTTCCGTGCGAACGAGGCCGTCGCCGAACGGGTTATGGATTCAAACGATCTGGAGCGCGAACGCGGAATTACGATTCTGGCGAAAAATACAGCCGTCATGTATGACGGCGTTAAAATCAATATTGTGGATACTCCCGGCCACGCCGATTTCGGCGGGGAAGTGGAGCGTATCCTGACGATGGTCGACGGGGTGCTGCTCTTAGTCGACGCGTTCGAGGGCTGCATGCCGCAGACGCGCTTTGTGCTGAAAAAGGCGCTGGGGCTCGGTAAAAAGCCGCTGGTTGTCCTCAATAAGATCGACCGCCCGGGCGCGAGGCCGGATGAAGTGATCGACGAGGTGATCGACCTGTTCATCGAGCTGGGCGCCAATGAGGACCAGCTCGAATTTCCGGTGATCTACGCTTCCGCGCGCGACGGCTATGCCTCCGGCGACCCGAACGCCCGCGAGGGCGACATGAAGCCGCTGTTCGACGCGATCCTGAAAAATATCCCGGCTCCGTCCGGTGAGGCGAACGGACCGATGCAGATCCTGTTTTCCAACATCGATTATGACGACTACATCGGCCGGGTCGGGATCGGCCGCGTTGAGCGCGGGCATATCCGGGTCGGCGACAGCGCGGTCCTCTGCCATCGGGACGGGACGACGGCCAACGTTAAAATTACCAAGCTGTACCAGTTCGAGGGCCTGAAGCGCCGGGAAGTGGAAGAATCGTCCCTCGGGGACCTGGTCGCCGTGTCGGGCATCACCGGCCTGAATATCGGCGAGACCATCTGTGCTCCCGACTGCGTGGAAGCGCTTCCCTTTGTCAAAATCGACGAGCCGACCGTTTCCATGATGTTTATGGTCAACAACAGTCCGTTTGCCGGACGGGAGGGCAAATACGTCACTTCTCGCAATCTGCGCGACCGTCTCTTCAAGGAAGTGGAGACGAATGTCGCGATGCGCGTGGAGGAAACGGATTCCCCTGACACGTTCAAGGTATCCGGGCGCGGCGAACTGCATCTTTCGATTCTGATCGAGGAGATGCGCCGTCAGGATTTCGAGTTTCAGGTGACCGGCCCGAGGGTGATCTACAAGGAGATCAACGGCAAAAAGTGTGAGCCGATCGAGCTGCTGATGATCGAGGTTCCCGACAATTACGTGGGTGCGGTGATGGAAAAGCTGGGAACGCGCAAGGCGGAGCTGGTGAACATGGGTGCGCGCGGCAACGGCACGACCCACCTGGAATTCAAGATTCCGGCCCGCGGACTGATGGGCTACCGGCAGGAATTCCTGACGGATACGAACGGCAACGGCATCATGAACAACGTATTCGACAGCTATGAGCCTTACAAGGGTGAAATCGTCCAGCGTCCGCAGGGCTCTCTGATTGCCCACGAGGCGGGCGAATCCACGGGGTACGGCCTCTTTTACGCACAGGACCGCGGCAGGCTTTTTATCAGCCCCGGCGTTGAGGTCTACGAAGGAATGATCGTCGGCGTAAGCCCAAAATCGGACGATATCGTCGTCAATGTCTGTAAGAAAAAGCACGCGACCAATACCCGCGCCTCCGGCTCCGACGAAGCGCTCAAGCTGACTCCGCCCAGCATTATGAGCCTGGAACAGTGCCTGGAATTCATCCGCGCCGACGAACTTGTCGAGGTTACGCCGAAAAGCATCCGCATGCGCAAAATGATTCTGAGCAAGGAGCTTCGGATGAAGCAGGCCGCCAGGAAAAAATAA
- a CDS encoding amidohydrolase family protein, with protein sequence MLFDMHAHMFSDKIAEKALSRLALLFGDQPITNGTVGDTEQKMKEWGITAFTALNIATKPGQQKVINDWAASVQTDSVLCFGTVHPDAPDAAEEVLRIARLGLHGIKLHPDSQKFLIAEPRLYPIYEAASSLGLPITFHVGRDPDSVRSPRAAASGITRISRLFPNLTIIAAHMGGARMSDEAEQVLAGKNVYLDTSLSNVFCPPEQFVRIVRKHGSERILFGSDCPWQSPLEEFRWIEHLDLPSADRENIYWNNAVRILKIAK encoded by the coding sequence ATGCTCTTTGACATGCACGCTCATATGTTCAGCGACAAAATCGCAGAAAAGGCGCTCTCACGCCTGGCTCTGCTGTTCGGTGACCAGCCCATTACAAACGGGACCGTCGGCGACACCGAGCAAAAGATGAAGGAATGGGGAATTACCGCTTTCACGGCTCTCAATATCGCGACAAAGCCGGGCCAGCAAAAGGTGATCAACGACTGGGCCGCGTCCGTCCAAACCGATTCCGTCCTCTGCTTCGGAACAGTGCATCCGGACGCGCCGGACGCTGCGGAGGAAGTCCTGCGGATTGCCCGTCTCGGCCTGCACGGCATAAAGCTTCACCCCGATTCTCAGAAATTCCTGATTGCGGAGCCAAGGCTCTACCCGATTTATGAGGCGGCCTCCTCCCTCGGCCTGCCGATCACCTTTCACGTAGGGCGGGATCCGGACAGCGTGCGAAGCCCCCGCGCGGCGGCATCCGGCATCACCAGAATCTCCCGCCTGTTCCCCAATCTGACGATCATCGCCGCCCATATGGGCGGCGCAAGAATGAGCGATGAGGCAGAGCAGGTCCTTGCGGGGAAAAACGTCTATCTCGACACTTCGCTCTCAAATGTTTTTTGCCCGCCGGAACAGTTCGTCAGAATCGTCAGGAAGCACGGTTCGGAGCGTATTTTATTTGGAAGCGACTGCCCATGGCAAAGCCCGCTGGAAGAATTCAGATGGATCGAACACCTGGATCTTCCCAGCGCGGACAGAGAGAATATCTATTGGAACAACGCGGTGCGAATCCTGAAGATCGCCAAATGA
- the rpsR gene encoding 30S ribosomal protein S18, with translation MADNQNDRPVRERRGGRKGRKKVCSFCVDKVETIDYKDVAKLRRFVSERAKILPRRVTGTCAHHQRELTVAIKRARHLALLPFSSD, from the coding sequence ATGGCTGACAATCAGAACGACAGACCCGTCAGGGAGCGCAGAGGCGGCCGCAAGGGCCGCAAAAAAGTCTGCAGCTTCTGCGTGGACAAGGTCGAAACCATTGATTACAAAGATGTCGCAAAGCTGCGCCGCTTTGTCTCGGAACGGGCAAAGATTCTTCCCCGCAGAGTTACCGGCACTTGTGCTCATCATCAGCGCGAATTGACGGTCGCGATCAAGCGTGCGCGCCACCTTGCATTGCTTCCGTTCAGCAGCGACTGA
- a CDS encoding single-stranded DNA-binding protein, whose protein sequence is MLNVAVLMGRLVADPELRHTPNGISVTSFTIAVDRSYVKAGTDRQTDFIDVVAWRNNAEFVCKYFRKGQLAAVQGSIQTRTYTDKDGNKRKAVEIVADNVHFAEPKRESGGSSGGYSRTGNPANDHIEPPPPAYANGDTGDFEEIPSDDDLPF, encoded by the coding sequence ATGCTGAATGTCGCTGTTCTGATGGGAAGGCTCGTCGCAGACCCGGAACTGAGGCACACGCCGAACGGGATTTCCGTGACCAGTTTTACCATCGCCGTGGATCGATCCTATGTAAAGGCCGGAACCGATCGGCAGACGGATTTTATCGACGTCGTGGCGTGGCGCAACAACGCTGAATTTGTGTGCAAATATTTCCGGAAAGGCCAGCTGGCCGCCGTCCAAGGTTCCATTCAGACGCGGACCTACACCGATAAAGACGGAAACAAGCGCAAAGCGGTTGAGATTGTTGCCGACAATGTCCATTTTGCGGAACCGAAGCGGGAAAGCGGAGGTTCTTCCGGCGGTTATTCCAGAACCGGAAATCCGGCGAACGACCACATCGAGCCACCGCCACCCGCATATGCAAACGGCGATACAGGTGATTTCGAGGAAATTCCATCCGATGATGATCTTCCCTTCTGA
- the rpsF gene encoding 30S ribosomal protein S6: MADVKNSYETVFILSTKLGEEGITSTIQKFKDLIAEHATIDNVDDWGKRRLAYPIQKEEEGYYTLIAFTSSPEFTAELDRVYNITDGVLRSLIVKKEAPDQAKPEKDKTEEKKEA; encoded by the coding sequence ATGGCAGATGTAAAGAATTCCTATGAAACCGTTTTTATTCTTTCCACCAAATTGGGAGAAGAGGGGATTACTTCCACAATTCAGAAGTTCAAGGATCTGATTGCGGAACACGCCACCATCGACAATGTTGACGATTGGGGCAAACGCAGACTGGCCTATCCGATCCAGAAGGAAGAAGAGGGCTACTATACGCTGATTGCTTTCACCAGCTCCCCGGAATTCACTGCGGAACTGGACCGTGTCTACAACATTACGGACGGCGTGCTTCGTTCCCTGATCGTGAAAAAGGAAGCTCCGGATCAGGCTAAGCCTGAAAAGGACAAGACGGAAGAGAAAAAGGAAGCGTGA